CCACGCAGATCGGTTCGGGCCTCGTCGGCGTGCTGTACGTGCTCGACGAGCCCTCGATCGGGCTCCACCAGCGGGACAACGACCGCCTGCTCGACACCTTAGAGGAGCTTCGGGACCTCGGTAACACCCTGATCGTCGTCGAACACGACGAGGAGACGATGCGCCGCGCGGACAACGTCATCGACATGGGGCCCGGGCCCGGCAAGCGCGGCGGCGAGGTCGTCGTCAACGGCTCCGTCGACGAGGTCAAAGCCTGCGAGGAGTCGGTCACCGGCGACTACCTCTCCGGACGCCGGCAGATCCCGGTCCCGGACGAGCGGCGAGATCCGGACGGCGCGCTCACGATCCAGGGCGCTCGCCAGCACAACCTCGCAGACCTCGACGTCGACATCCCGCTCGGCTGCTTTACGGCGATCACGGGCGTCTCGGGCTCGGGCAAGTCCACGCTCATGCACGAGGTGCTCTATAAGGGACTGGCTCGCGAGATGAACGACAACACGAGCGTCATCCCGGGCGACCACGACAGCCTCGAGGGACTGGACCAGATCGAGACCGTCCGGCTGATCGACCAGTCGCCGATCGGGCGGACGCCGCGCTCGAACCCGGCGACGTACACCAACGTCTTCGACTACATCCGAGAGCTGTTCGCCTCGACGAAGCTGGCCAAACAGCGCGGCTACGAGAAGGGCCGGTTCTCGTTCAACGTCAAGGGCGGCCGCTGCGAGGAGTGCGGCGGCCAGGGTACGGTGAAGATCGAGATGAACTTCCTCTCGGACGTGTACGTCCCCTGCGAGGAGTGCGACGGCGCCCGCTACAACGACGCCACGCTCGACGTCACCTACAAGGGCAAGACCATCGCCGACGTCCTCGACATGAACGTCGAGGAGGCCTACGAGTTCTTCGAGTCCTCGAGCCAGATCCGCCGTCGACTCCAGTTGCTGAAGGACGTCGGCCTCGACTACATGACGCTCGGCCAGCCCTCGACCACCCTTTCGGGCGGTGAGGCTCAGCGGGTCAAGCTCGCCGAGGAGCTCGGGAAGAAGGACTCCGGAAACACGCTCTACCTGCTCGACGAGCCGACGACGGGGCTCCACAGCGAGGACGAGCGCAAGCTGATCGACGTCCTCCACCGGCTGACCGACAACGACAACACCGTCGTCGTCATCGAACACGAACTCGACCTCGTGAAGAACGCCGACCGCGTCGTCGACCTCGGCCCCGAGGGCGGCGAGAACGGCGGGGAGATCGTCGCGACCGGAACCCCCGAGGACGTCGCGCGCCTCGAGGACTCCCACACCGGTCGCTACCTGCGGGATCTGCTCCCCGGCGTCGACCTCGAGGGGCCGCGCGGCGAGCGCGTCGATCCCGTCACCGCGCCGATGGACGACGACTGACTCGCCGAATCCGCCACCCGGACGGTTGCGGGCTTTTTACGCCGAAATCGGAACCGTTACCGGATCCACACGTGTAGTGGATCCAATAGATGAGCGAACGGAAGGAAACCGTCCGACACGGCTTCACCGGCGCCGGGATCGTCACGATGCTGCTCGCGGTCGGACTCGTCGCGTTCGGAGGAGTGACACCCGTAACGGGGTTTCTGGCCGGGTGGCTCGCGATCGTCGGAACGCTCCTGTTCGTCGCCGGCGTTCGCGAGCGCGTCTCGGTCGGCGGGGCGACGGTCGGCTGGCCCCGAATCGGCGCGGTCGGTATGGCGGCGCTCGCGCTCGGGTCGACGACGCTCGGGTTCGCACAGCTCCTGACCGGATCCGGCGGCTGGCAGTTGTTCAACGGGATCGCCATGCTGTTCGTCGGCCTCTACCTGGTCTGGGTCGCCCTCGAGTGCTGGCTCGGCGGGGTGCGGATGGATCAGGAGACGTTCGCCGTCGAATGAGGACGAGGCGGCTACCCCTTCTTCGGCCGAACGGTGCTCCGGATATAAGGTCTCGAGGCGCGACGCTTCGAACGTGACCGACGCGAACACGCCGCCGATCGAGGTCTCGGGATTGACGAAGTACTACGGCGACGTTCGCGGCGCCGAGGACGTCACCTTCGACGTCGATCGCGGGGAGATTTTCGGCTTCCTGGGACCGAACGGAGCGGGAAAGTCGACGCTGATCCGCGTGCTGCTCGGCCTCCTCGAGCCGACCCGCGGCGAGGCCCGCCTCCTCGGCTACGACGTGACCGCCCGCGACGAACTGCTCGAGGCGAAACGCAACCTGGGCTACCTGCCGAGCGACGTCGCCTTCTACGACCGCGTGACCGGAAGCGAGATCCTCGACTACTTCGGCCGCATCCGCGGCGAGGAGCGCCGCGCCGAACTGCTCGAGCGCTTTCCGGTTCCGCTCGACCGGAACGTGAAGGCCTACTCGAGCGGTAACCGCCAGAAGCTCGCGATCGTCGCGACGTTCATGCACGATCCGGATCTCGTCATCATGGACGAGCCGACGTCGGGGCTCGATCCGCTGGTCCAGAACGAGTTCTACGACCTGCTCGAGGAGCAACGCGAGCGGGGGCGGACGGCGTTCTTCTCGTCGCACATCCTGAGCGAGGTCCGCCGCGTCTGTGACCGCGTCGGGATCATCCGCGACGGCCGGCTGATTGAACTCGACACGGTCGAGGGGCTCCTCGCGGAGAGCGGGACCGTCGTCCGGGTTCATCTCGCGGAGACGCCCGATCCGAAGGCGCTTCGGGTTCCGGGCGTCTCGAGCGTCGAGCGCGTCGACAGCGCCGACGAGCCGGATCTCGAAACGGACGGCGGCACCTACCACCTCGTGTTCTCCCGGGAGTTCGACGCGCTGATCGATCGCCTCTCGGAGTACACGGTCGAGGACCTCGAGATTCGCGACGCGTCCCTCGAGGACGTCTTCATGCACTTCTACGACGGGACGGACGCGGAGGCGCCCCAACCGACGCTCCCCGGGGGTGACGCCTGATGCTCGAGATCGCTCGATTCGAGTGGGGACGACGCGTTCGCGGGACGGCACTGCTGTCGGTCGCCCTCCTCGCGCTGGTCGCGCTCACGATCGGGCTGTTCCCGTCGATCCGCGAGACCGGGGCGGAACTCGACGCCTACCTCGAGACGCTGCCGCCGGAGGTGGCCCGCGCGTTCGTCGGCGACGTGACGACGCTGACGACCATCGAGGGCTACCTCGTCTCGCAGCTCTACCAGTTCGCCTGGGTGATCCTCCTCGGGATCTACTTCGCCTACGCCGCGGGGTCGACGGTCGCGGGCGAGGTCGAGCGGGGCCGGGCCGACATGCTGCTGTCGTTACCGATCACTCGCGCCAGGTTCGTCGTCGAGAAGTTTCTCGCATTCGTTCCCGCGATCGTCGCGCTCAACGCCGTCACGTTCGCGGGTATCTACGCGGGGATCGTGCTGGTCGACGAGTCGATCGATCTGGCCGACATAGTCGCAGTTCACGGGGTTTCCGTCCTCTACCTGCTCGCCTGCGCGGGCGTCGGGCTGCTCGCATCGGTCAGCTTCGACTCGATCCGACGGGCCCAGGTCGTCGGCGCCGGCGTCGTCTTCGGCACCTTCCTCCTCGACTCGATCACCTACGACACGGACTACGAGTGGATCGGCGCCCTCTCCGTCTCGCGATACTTCGACCCCGCGGAGATCCTCGTCGCGGGCGACCTCGAGTGGACCGGCGTCCTCGTCCTCGCCGCCGTCACCGTCGGCCTCGTCGCCGCGAGCGCGATCGTCTTCGAACGGAAGGACATCGAATGAGGCCGGTGCGCAAACGGAAAGCGATTTGGAGACCGCAACGCGACAGACGACCGAATGGGTTCTCACACGGGCGAGGAACGGTGCCAGATGGGGGGCTGTACGCGACCCGCCGAGCGCACGATGACGTTCGATCGACACGAGGACGTCGCCGTCTGTGAGACACACTACAAGCGCAACGTTGCGATCAAGTACGGCGTGCTGGTAGGGATCCCGGTCCTCCTCGCGGGGCTCGGGCTGGCCGCCTACTGGCTCATCGTCTGATTTCGACCCGCCCGACGAACGGTTCCGGGGAAAAGGTTCTGGGCACGAGCGATCTATACTCGCGTATGACGACGATCCACGTCGCGATGCGCGATCGACTGCTCCTCTGCGAGGGCGACGGCGAGGACTGGGAGACGACGGAGCGCCTCGAAGGACGCGACCTCGAGTGCGTCGCCGCCTCGCCGGAGGCGCCCGAACGCGTCTTCGTCGGGACGTTCGAGAACGGCCTCTTCCGCTCGACCGACGGCGGCGACTCGTTCGAATCCCTCGAGACGAACTTTACGACCGAACTCGAGGAGGGGTACGGCGACGCCGAGGACGTCGAGAGCGACGCCGTGATGTCGGTGACGATCAGTCCCCACGATCCGGACGTCGTCTACGCCGGGACCGAGCCGAGTCGCGTCTATCGCTCCGACGACGGCGGCGACTCCTGGGAGCACCTCGAGGGGCTGGTCGACCTCCCCTCCGCCGACGACTGGTTCTTCCCGCCGCGGCCGCACACCCACCACGTCCGCTGGCTCGAGGTCGATCCGTTCGATCCCGACCGGCTCTACGTCGGGATCGAGGCCGGCGCGTTCGTACTCAGCACGAACGGCGGCGAGAGCTGGCAGGAGCGGCCGCCGAAATCGCGCCGGGACAACCACAGTCTGGCGACCCACGCCGACCGCGAGGGCCTCGTCTACTCCGCGGCCGGCGACGGTTTCGCCGTCTCCACGGACGGCGGCGAGTCGTGGGACCACCCCCAGGAGGGCCTCGAGCACACCTACTGCTGGAGCGTCGCGCCCGATCCCGGCGACCCCGAGTCGGTGCTCCTCTCGAGCGCCAGCGGCGCAGGGTCGGCCCACACGGCCGGCTCCGCGGAGTCGTACGTCTACCGGAAATCGGGCGAGGACGCCTGGAAACGCCTCGACGACAGCGGTATTCCGACTGGCGAGGGCGTCGTCCGCGCCGTCTTCGCGTCAGGAGCCGACGCCAGAGTCGTCTACGGCGTGAACAATCAGGGGCTGTTCGTAACGCGTGACTTCGGCGACTCCTGGGAGCGCGTGGAGATCGACTGGGCGGAGGGACTCGAGGCCCAGGCGCCGCGCGGACTGGCCGTTCTACCCGAGTAGTCGGACGCAGCAACCGTTCGTCCCCGTCCCGTCCGACGTCCGCTCGCTCGAGTTCGAGGAGCGGGATCGGATCGCCGCGACGGAGCCAGCCGACGACCGAGAGGACGAATCCGGCGACGAGAAACGGGACGATCAGAATCGGATCGAGACGGAGTCGGCCCATCGTCCGTGGGATGGTCCCGGTGGGGAGGGGCGCGTCCGGTCGCCGACCGCGTCCCGGGGCAGGTGTCTCGCCGGTCATCGTTCCTCCCCGAGCGCGGCGACGGTATCGGTTCCGACGGCGTACGCCACTCCGTCGTCGACGATCGGCCTGAAAATGCAACGTCGTCTCTCGCCCGCAAGGACGATCGTTCAAGCTTCGACAGAGAGCCACTCGTAGGCGAGCTGTTTGGCGCCTTCCGCCGTTCGGACGCCGTCGTGGTCGGCGTTCAGCACGACGTTCTCCGCCCCCTCGAGCGTCGGGCTCTCCGGGCGGAGTGCGAAGAACTCGTCGTAGCGGCCGCGGATCGTGTAGTAGTCGATCGCGTCGTCGTTGGGCGTCTCGTCGGGCGCGTTGAGTTCGTACAGCGGCTCGCCCAGCGTATCCGCACACGCGTGGGAGATGAACTGACAGACCCGGGTCGTCCCCGGCCCTTCCTCGCAGCCCGACCCGCAGGTCCAGGTGCCGTGGTTCGCACCCGCGAGGCCGACGACCGTCTCGACGCGATCATAGCGGTCGGGATGGTCGTCGAGGCCGTCCATCCAGTACCGCAGTCCCGTCACGCCGAGGCTGTGGCCGACGACCTGGACGCCGTCGGCGCCAGTATACTCGAGGACGTTATCGACGAAGTCGTCCAGCTGCGCGCGCATCTCCTCGTGGGTGCTCCCCTCGCGGCCGAAGGTGATCGCCCACAGGTCGTCGCCGACGAAGCCGCGCTCGAGGAGGTAGTCGGCGTGCTCGAGGAAGTCGCAGGCGTCGCGGGTGTTGCCGTGCGCGAAGACGACGGGTACGTGCTCGAGGTCGGGATCCGTGCCGTGGAACTCGTGGCCGCCCCAGCCGCCGTAGCCGTCGGTGTCGAAGGTAAGCTGCGAGTCGTCGGTTCGGTCCCACTCGCAGGGATCGCCGGTTTCGACGCGGAGTCCTGCGCGGTCGTCGTCTCCCTCGAGGGGGTCGTCCGCGGCGACGGGTGCGGTTCCCGCGACACCGGCGGCGGTGGCTGCCCCCAGCGCGCCGAGAACGCGTCGTCGGCTC
This DNA window, taken from Natronococcus sp. CG52, encodes the following:
- a CDS encoding ABC transporter ATP-binding protein; the encoded protein is MTDANTPPIEVSGLTKYYGDVRGAEDVTFDVDRGEIFGFLGPNGAGKSTLIRVLLGLLEPTRGEARLLGYDVTARDELLEAKRNLGYLPSDVAFYDRVTGSEILDYFGRIRGEERRAELLERFPVPLDRNVKAYSSGNRQKLAIVATFMHDPDLVIMDEPTSGLDPLVQNEFYDLLEEQRERGRTAFFSSHILSEVRRVCDRVGIIRDGRLIELDTVEGLLAESGTVVRVHLAETPDPKALRVPGVSSVERVDSADEPDLETDGGTYHLVFSREFDALIDRLSEYTVEDLEIRDASLEDVFMHFYDGTDAEAPQPTLPGGDA
- a CDS encoding WD40/YVTN/BNR-like repeat-containing protein; translation: MTTIHVAMRDRLLLCEGDGEDWETTERLEGRDLECVAASPEAPERVFVGTFENGLFRSTDGGDSFESLETNFTTELEEGYGDAEDVESDAVMSVTISPHDPDVVYAGTEPSRVYRSDDGGDSWEHLEGLVDLPSADDWFFPPRPHTHHVRWLEVDPFDPDRLYVGIEAGAFVLSTNGGESWQERPPKSRRDNHSLATHADREGLVYSAAGDGFAVSTDGGESWDHPQEGLEHTYCWSVAPDPGDPESVLLSSASGAGSAHTAGSAESYVYRKSGEDAWKRLDDSGIPTGEGVVRAVFASGADARVVYGVNNQGLFVTRDFGDSWERVEIDWAEGLEAQAPRGLAVLPE
- a CDS encoding esterase/lipase family protein, with product MRQNEHADESGSNAPSKPSRRRVLGALGAATAAGVAGTAPVAADDPLEGDDDRAGLRVETGDPCEWDRTDDSQLTFDTDGYGGWGGHEFHGTDPDLEHVPVVFAHGNTRDACDFLEHADYLLERGFVGDDLWAITFGREGSTHEEMRAQLDDFVDNVLEYTGADGVQVVGHSLGVTGLRYWMDGLDDHPDRYDRVETVVGLAGANHGTWTCGSGCEEGPGTTRVCQFISHACADTLGEPLYELNAPDETPNDDAIDYYTIRGRYDEFFALRPESPTLEGAENVVLNADHDGVRTAEGAKQLAYEWLSVEA
- a CDS encoding ABC transporter permease, encoding MLEIARFEWGRRVRGTALLSVALLALVALTIGLFPSIRETGAELDAYLETLPPEVARAFVGDVTTLTTIEGYLVSQLYQFAWVILLGIYFAYAAGSTVAGEVERGRADMLLSLPITRARFVVEKFLAFVPAIVALNAVTFAGIYAGIVLVDESIDLADIVAVHGVSVLYLLACAGVGLLASVSFDSIRRAQVVGAGVVFGTFLLDSITYDTDYEWIGALSVSRYFDPAEILVAGDLEWTGVLVLAAVTVGLVAASAIVFERKDIE